A window of Fluoribacter dumoffii NY 23 contains these coding sequences:
- a CDS encoding SDR family NAD(P)-dependent oxidoreductase: MDKTAPHSEVVDVTDPCVVVAASVELPSIHTLDALWEALCQKRGMHLTPNQHRQRCEELSLTNANLLNDWGFVNQYGISSSELSQVDPQQYLAIHVIDKAIKSVNLSAEILQSFNTGVFAGVMSVDHLHRMIEDGVQVDSRFFLNHCEASIANKASHFFNFTGSSKTVNAACASSLIAVQDACLSLEAGVCDWVFVVGVNHIGSKHRYHSFKQAGMISRSGSCHTFAMNADGYIPLEGAVCLLLTRQSLANQLHLTPMAKIIGICSNHNGTTPSMTAPSVELQSDLLARTKEMVASLDLNYVETHGTGTSLGDPIELEAIQRHYPNVFIGSIKANLGHLEAGAGLLGMLKGILVLQHQQIPPHHMTGQANLLMPANLQINETMLDYPHRHVAVSSFGFGGSNGHAILESVTSPDINIPLDRKLPLLLAAKDKDQLLLLKTQLKQHYQHHENFITHFALSQLQQRHLPEERTMLWLMPNGDLSEWQDTHEKEYCIELDFANEAICLELYTICLNYLPEPILIEAYGTACQFALIFSQNEGTVIRLNNQDHWSFRALDKYIKELSDLPQLPDDQFSQFIKQCQSIYEYQHTFKAFAHASNNPSMLDCLQHSIMPVQTKSLVLQLLWLRVQLTQKWSLQAAEEESLQAFPWQYREWIALFKQDICSLTDALSILNGDEGIQAFLSSRLVSRIKSIDYNQLSRLAELKVQHMNNQDGNDENGHCLIHLNESCTIKLVSTNQNSSPTIDHTRLLQFCWLRGIDARWDRDYQDIPFYRKGIIPMKQSEASLYTVCHHYKTNSLAKNIKQIQFEEKVGLTHYQQLLSNLHQLINENNKPVLSIAHSDKLFLQHAELLGKAISLEYGDSAICCFDTYGHQYHHSLVELKPNTKSEAFETKGHYVITGGTGGLGLELCHFLCENYEATVTLVGRKAWSELSTTVKERIESPQINYVQCDISNTHQWLRQLHSLSEKHSIDALFHLAISTNDQLFVQMTADELQRVLKERWDANAWLASDQLTNSVKAIHVFASIQAYFPNLGGSIYCYESLIKSTLLRQSPHPRKTLSYLGVIDGIGLAARNDYSQYLSQYHMRPIGFDDLMSQLACQIAHHVPESIIAKIDRDDLLVSKISDNLDNHLADYVILSVFCQLCHATESFQGHFQLLYVELKKLWQERELSLHDVEYYQKEILRLRQLLLASDYRGRLSLFDTVINQYRQIMNRSIPAHQVIFPSGQTELVESFYKGHSSADFANVALARELRILIDQNRKLRILEVGAGSGATTVELLSRLKPQDQIEYTFTDISQALVNKARSRLSSPYANMNFCALNIDDIKSGHPFEKQFDVIIATNVIHATPSIVETLQKLKRCLNDQGTLLVNELIEKTPYTTAIFGLFEGWWKTQDSQYRIQGSPLLCSFSWLELLKEVGLTQIKTIASSLHSINPQQQVFVATMLQENGRKELDPSCSSPNGFTMEDLKSRIAATLHIDSNGISASAKLSELGFDSLSLSDLYQKLRPHFNSLSIADLFADHSVATLASYLGLSQHQQVERTGEKVGAPVAEQDIAIIGLSYQLPHSGYETFEAMLEAGGTAFSEVPVSRWAQKDYFHKEPMPGHNYASKGSFLENIDCFDAAFFTISPREARLIDPQERLLLQNAYHALEEGGCLPIYDKNQIGVFVGLSGNYYSWCYEWQNQSHANSACSYWSAANRISYALNLHGPSLTVDTACSSSLTALHLACQSLLSGETDIALAGAANLIVHPRQMVELSDLRMLSPTDQNNSFAENGDGFVYAEGIVVLCLKRLSQAIEEGDYIHAVIKATALNSGGKTHGYTVPNVHLQEEVIQKALTKANIKHEQVCFVETHGTATKLGDPIETKALSSVFTHSLSISSVKSNMGHSEACAGFAGLVKVILQYRNNCLYGNAHSLPLNPYCNFDQNKLRVLQSKEQWSVAPGSRLCGLNSFGAGGSNGHVILSDYVNQPKGVTTLYPFAKTRYWYAEPKTQSIFLNRQEYYFSQHQLFGTPILPGVAHVYHMAQFAFSKLNSQVLQLDDIQWLSPIFCEQEEDTVEIKLNHETRGNQLKISLDNIKPHSRLIAQRIELMELTLNDKMKDCVHAYPVASIYQTFREKGWFHGPAFQGIKSLLLDQNKQCCLASIQLNSDEVDENYTLDPRLFDSVLQCVSVLQRELPANQVYIPQSIQQLRLYRPWPKSFQVFCETIEKSVNQVQYHITLFDENQRVITAIHAFRMVPIHLQQVVSRSQLSYLQPTWQGLVIPNASTLSQSSVPYSQMEILDYKQLKHCMLQMKRDIDIYRRHKYIAVFMINKSNQAFAHAWNGFLQTLTAEYSWFNYLLYVLDLDNGNDIGNLPYSPHLSGMVMVNSSDQLLSRHYQTIKPDKSSCLFKTEGHYIITGGVGGIAKHIAAYLAEHYQAKILLLGRREAKDQSSWLAAHAIDYQQVDVCDQEQLAKAISWFKQQYGAIHGIIHAAGWQQDKLLCNLDASDIDAVMRVKIEGLIHLDNLLSSEKLDFFLLLSSYASILSNPGQAHYAAANAYLDSFAHQREYARLSGKRYGKTIALNSPFWTTAGMSIPKNIQVRMMQEWGMEGLSAQEGINLLSQTLSCDASQVVGVKGSKDRLIASLVNKPETPSSTDLALPADTVSPFNSRIADSNMIEQIIAEIIEQTLPIDRSKSFGDLGYNSITLSELAVRLNGVVNESLTAASFYDYQTVGEFLDTFQIHPLEKLPISQNEPQSRSQIAIVGYHALLPGCEDLNDFWQILIDKKQIVTKTPAFRKAWMKTHDAAFIDSVECFDAAFFNLSPIEAKVMDPQQRLLLQTVWHALEHSGIEPSTLKGSNTGVFVGASTFDYYSQLVKHHCDNPYIPLGSVHCLFANRISYFFDLHGPSESIDTACSSGLYALHKASQSILNGECETAIVCGVNLLLADTFFESFTDSGMLSEKKRCTPFDEQADGYVRGEGVVVVILQAAATALAENNTIHALMLQSAVNHGGKANTLTSPSSKAHRQLYERVYANIDKSQISYIETHGTGTPIGDPIEINGMQSFFKGAEQVIHFGSLKANIGHLEPASGLASVIKVLLMMQKQLIPGQAGFNKLNPQISLDNSCLKINTENQEWRHHPDAPLTAGINSFGFGGVNVHAILQAPQTSLNTSGAVKRPFYPFAKTCYWFAEQQIEVFYQQQRQSCDTSIVYHRIEGEQLLVIQADSVMPMRELDIANTMSVVRLGEELNPSFMNSTLDRVILILNEVACEAIDEIFLLAQKLAINFQTKPLTIQVFIACKEIGNITPMGSAVVGLFESLSKEHPTWKCQIYCHDNSDIPSLIVNFHRSYQTLYVQDGQCYQYVLAKSTYQSNGPFIQPASTIMVMGGFGGIGSCLCDYLVQRYAAKLIVIGRKSFAENDHPLLKKYPDAIDYLPVDVTSPNEVTLAIRYIEEKYNRLDAIFNCVMQLEDASVANMSLSSFKRVFVTKQASISTVKQCCEKLQCRKVVLFSSVQSFACLAGQANYAAASKFFDAYAHLNFQAPEYDLRLLNWSIWQDVGAVSNPYHLNQARALGYEPIPTDMGLKWMELALEGKATQVIIQPRCEPAQSQSFPAPLTGYDRANALVSSYIHSFKQQPYNNLKLFDYLKEQLSSEVLVKHDLNLQYQQNSQEDPAYQALYELCHYCFQHYPGLMEGSMSANEILFSPEGSLLLEKVYSNLPESTACNEAIGSYLQENLMDIERPIRILELGAGLGATTKAISNYLADLSIQYCYSDVSPYFLAKGETLASQLPFPLQTQFININELSALSSHSYDVVIASNVLHLANNLNDSLHHINRILTPGGRLIINEGTKQQLALNFIFGMFELWRERKTHASFSHCPLLEKNSWLRNLKLAGFESANPLYDHHGNQVVLLAQKVKQAARSSTANSSKVSHNAFMETLKELLRTSLQMLPTQPIDESRPLAELGLDSITGVSFIAKLNAQYGLSLKASTIFSYPTLQALHQLISGKIKEDKPSELELVEDVFLGESVYE; encoded by the coding sequence GAATTAGAGGCGATTCAACGACACTATCCAAATGTTTTCATCGGTAGTATCAAGGCCAATTTAGGTCATTTGGAGGCCGGGGCAGGTTTGTTAGGGATGCTTAAGGGCATTCTTGTTTTACAGCATCAACAAATTCCTCCACATCATATGACCGGTCAAGCTAACCTCCTTATGCCTGCCAATCTGCAGATTAATGAGACGATGTTGGACTATCCGCATCGACATGTCGCAGTGAGTTCTTTTGGTTTTGGAGGCAGTAATGGTCATGCTATTCTGGAGAGTGTTACTTCACCAGACATTAATATACCTCTTGATAGAAAATTACCACTGTTACTTGCTGCAAAAGATAAAGATCAGTTGCTGCTTCTTAAAACCCAGTTGAAGCAACACTATCAGCATCATGAAAATTTCATAACGCATTTTGCTCTTTCCCAATTACAACAACGACATTTACCAGAAGAGAGGACGATGCTTTGGCTAATGCCAAATGGTGATTTAAGCGAATGGCAAGACACACATGAAAAAGAGTACTGTATTGAATTAGATTTTGCTAACGAAGCTATCTGTTTAGAATTATATACTATTTGCCTAAACTATTTACCCGAACCTATTTTAATCGAGGCCTATGGTACAGCTTGCCAGTTCGCTTTAATATTTTCCCAAAATGAAGGAACAGTGATTCGTTTGAATAATCAGGATCATTGGTCTTTCCGAGCATTGGATAAATACATTAAGGAATTGTCTGATCTGCCACAATTACCTGACGATCAGTTTTCACAATTTATTAAACAATGTCAGTCTATTTATGAATACCAGCATACGTTTAAAGCATTTGCTCATGCATCGAATAACCCTTCAATGCTAGATTGCCTTCAGCACTCCATTATGCCAGTGCAAACAAAAAGCTTGGTATTGCAGTTGCTGTGGTTGCGAGTCCAGTTAACGCAGAAATGGTCCTTACAAGCTGCGGAAGAGGAGAGTTTACAAGCATTCCCATGGCAATACCGAGAGTGGATAGCCTTGTTTAAACAAGATATTTGTTCTTTGACGGATGCACTTTCTATTTTAAATGGTGATGAAGGGATTCAGGCATTTTTATCGAGTCGATTGGTAAGTCGGATTAAATCCATAGACTATAACCAGTTGTCCAGACTGGCTGAACTAAAAGTTCAGCATATGAATAATCAGGATGGTAATGATGAGAATGGTCATTGTCTTATCCACCTTAATGAATCCTGTACCATCAAATTAGTGTCGACTAATCAGAACAGTTCCCCAACAATTGACCATACCCGTTTGTTGCAATTTTGCTGGCTGCGCGGTATTGATGCACGTTGGGATAGAGATTATCAAGACATTCCTTTCTATCGTAAGGGAATTATTCCTATGAAACAATCCGAAGCATCGCTCTATACCGTCTGTCATCATTATAAAACCAATTCCTTGGCCAAGAATATTAAGCAAATTCAATTCGAGGAGAAGGTAGGATTAACCCATTATCAACAGTTGTTATCAAATTTACACCAGCTGATAAATGAAAATAACAAACCAGTTTTATCCATCGCTCATTCCGATAAACTCTTTTTACAACATGCCGAGTTACTGGGTAAGGCAATTTCTTTAGAGTATGGTGATTCAGCAATCTGCTGTTTTGATACTTATGGGCATCAGTATCATCATTCTTTAGTAGAACTTAAGCCAAATACTAAGTCAGAAGCCTTCGAGACAAAAGGCCACTATGTCATTACTGGTGGCACTGGTGGCTTGGGTTTGGAGCTATGTCATTTTCTTTGTGAGAATTACGAGGCAACTGTTACCTTGGTTGGCAGAAAAGCATGGTCGGAATTATCAACTACGGTAAAAGAGCGTATTGAGTCGCCACAAATAAATTATGTTCAATGTGATATCAGCAATACTCATCAATGGCTCCGCCAATTGCACTCTTTATCTGAAAAACACTCGATTGATGCTTTATTTCATCTTGCGATTTCCACCAATGACCAACTATTTGTGCAAATGACTGCTGATGAGTTACAACGTGTACTGAAAGAACGTTGGGATGCTAATGCCTGGCTTGCCTCTGATCAATTAACAAATTCTGTTAAAGCGATACATGTTTTTGCTTCGATTCAAGCGTACTTTCCTAATCTGGGAGGGAGCATCTATTGTTACGAGTCATTAATCAAGTCGACCTTATTACGTCAAAGCCCCCATCCCAGAAAAACGCTTAGTTATTTGGGAGTTATTGATGGAATTGGCTTGGCCGCTAGAAATGATTACAGCCAATACTTAAGCCAATATCATATGCGGCCGATTGGCTTTGATGACCTAATGAGTCAACTTGCATGTCAGATAGCTCATCATGTCCCTGAATCCATTATCGCAAAAATTGACCGTGATGACCTATTGGTGAGTAAGATTAGTGATAATCTCGATAATCATCTCGCAGATTACGTCATCTTAAGTGTGTTTTGCCAATTATGCCATGCTACGGAATCCTTTCAGGGCCATTTCCAATTATTGTACGTTGAGTTAAAGAAATTATGGCAAGAAAGAGAGTTGTCATTACATGATGTTGAGTATTACCAAAAGGAAATATTGAGGTTGAGGCAACTGTTATTGGCAAGTGACTATCGCGGAAGACTCAGTTTATTTGATACGGTAATCAACCAATATAGGCAGATAATGAATCGAAGTATTCCTGCCCATCAAGTTATTTTTCCATCTGGCCAGACCGAGTTGGTAGAATCGTTTTATAAAGGACATAGCAGTGCAGATTTTGCCAATGTTGCTTTGGCAAGAGAGTTAAGAATCCTTATTGATCAGAATAGAAAGTTACGTATTTTAGAGGTTGGGGCAGGAAGTGGGGCGACTACTGTAGAGCTATTGTCTCGGCTAAAGCCCCAGGATCAGATTGAATATACTTTTACCGATATTTCACAGGCACTGGTTAATAAAGCACGAAGCAGATTATCTTCTCCCTACGCCAATATGAACTTTTGTGCGCTAAATATTGATGATATAAAAAGTGGGCATCCCTTTGAAAAACAATTCGATGTAATTATCGCTACTAATGTTATTCATGCCACGCCATCTATCGTCGAAACATTACAAAAATTAAAGCGCTGTCTAAACGATCAAGGGACTTTGTTAGTTAATGAATTAATTGAAAAGACACCTTATACCACGGCCATTTTTGGTCTTTTTGAAGGGTGGTGGAAAACGCAAGACAGTCAATATCGTATCCAAGGTTCGCCTTTATTATGCTCATTTTCCTGGTTGGAACTTCTTAAAGAGGTTGGACTCACCCAAATAAAAACTATAGCTAGCTCTCTTCATAGTATTAATCCCCAACAACAAGTTTTTGTGGCTACAATGCTTCAGGAAAACGGCAGGAAAGAACTCGATCCTTCTTGCTCATCACCTAATGGATTCACCATGGAGGATCTAAAGAGCAGGATTGCTGCCACCCTGCATATTGATTCAAATGGGATTTCTGCATCAGCAAAACTGTCTGAACTGGGATTTGATTCTTTAAGTTTAAGCGATTTATACCAAAAGTTACGTCCTCATTTTAATAGTCTGAGTATTGCCGATTTATTTGCTGATCACAGTGTAGCCACGCTTGCTAGTTACTTGGGTCTGTCACAGCATCAACAAGTGGAAAGAACTGGTGAAAAGGTTGGGGCGCCAGTTGCGGAACAGGATATCGCGATTATTGGCTTAAGCTATCAGTTACCTCATAGTGGTTATGAGACTTTTGAAGCCATGCTGGAAGCAGGAGGGACTGCTTTTTCCGAAGTGCCTGTTAGTCGTTGGGCGCAAAAGGACTATTTCCATAAAGAGCCTATGCCAGGGCATAACTATGCAAGCAAGGGAAGCTTTCTGGAAAACATTGATTGTTTTGATGCAGCTTTCTTTACTATTTCTCCACGTGAGGCTCGGTTAATTGATCCCCAAGAGCGATTGCTACTACAAAATGCTTATCATGCTTTAGAGGAGGGAGGATGCTTACCTATCTATGATAAGAATCAAATTGGTGTTTTTGTTGGCTTAAGCGGCAACTATTATAGCTGGTGTTACGAGTGGCAAAATCAATCTCATGCCAATTCAGCCTGCAGTTATTGGTCTGCTGCAAATAGAATTTCTTATGCATTAAATTTACATGGACCCAGCCTGACAGTAGACACTGCATGTTCATCTTCTTTAACGGCGCTACACCTGGCTTGCCAATCATTATTATCTGGTGAAACGGATATTGCTTTGGCGGGTGCCGCTAATCTCATTGTACATCCTCGTCAAATGGTGGAGTTAAGTGATCTTAGAATGCTTTCACCCACTGATCAAAACAATAGTTTTGCTGAGAATGGAGATGGTTTTGTTTATGCTGAAGGGATAGTGGTGCTTTGTCTAAAAAGGCTGTCACAGGCGATAGAAGAGGGTGATTATATTCATGCGGTGATTAAAGCGACGGCGCTTAATTCTGGTGGTAAAACGCATGGATATACAGTACCCAATGTTCATTTGCAAGAAGAGGTTATTCAAAAGGCTTTAACGAAAGCCAATATCAAGCATGAACAAGTGTGTTTTGTTGAAACCCATGGCACCGCAACAAAATTAGGCGATCCGATTGAAACGAAAGCCTTGTCCTCAGTGTTTACTCATTCACTTAGTATTTCATCTGTCAAAAGTAATATGGGACATAGTGAGGCATGCGCTGGATTTGCGGGGCTTGTTAAAGTTATTTTGCAATATCGAAATAATTGCCTTTATGGCAATGCGCATTCTTTACCGTTGAATCCTTATTGTAACTTTGATCAAAATAAATTACGCGTCTTACAGAGCAAAGAACAGTGGTCAGTTGCACCTGGCTCTCGTTTATGTGGTTTGAATTCTTTTGGTGCTGGTGGAAGTAATGGCCATGTAATCCTTAGCGATTATGTCAATCAACCAAAAGGGGTAACTACTCTTTATCCCTTCGCCAAAACCCGTTATTGGTATGCTGAGCCAAAGACGCAATCAATTTTCCTTAATAGGCAAGAGTATTATTTTAGTCAGCACCAATTATTTGGAACCCCCATACTTCCTGGGGTAGCTCATGTCTATCATATGGCACAGTTTGCCTTTAGTAAATTGAACAGCCAGGTTTTGCAGTTGGATGATATACAGTGGTTATCGCCTATTTTCTGCGAACAGGAAGAGGATACAGTTGAAATCAAGCTGAATCATGAAACCAGAGGTAATCAGCTTAAAATCAGTTTAGATAATATAAAACCTCATTCCAGGCTTATTGCTCAGCGAATAGAGCTAATGGAATTAACTCTCAATGATAAAATGAAGGACTGTGTTCACGCTTACCCGGTTGCGTCAATTTATCAAACCTTTCGTGAAAAGGGATGGTTTCATGGACCGGCATTCCAAGGTATTAAAAGCCTATTGCTCGATCAAAACAAGCAATGTTGTCTAGCAAGCATCCAGCTTAATAGTGATGAAGTGGATGAAAATTATACCCTTGACCCAAGATTGTTTGACTCGGTTTTACAGTGTGTTTCAGTACTGCAAAGAGAACTGCCCGCCAATCAAGTGTATATCCCTCAGTCTATTCAGCAACTCAGGTTGTATCGACCGTGGCCTAAATCGTTTCAAGTATTTTGTGAAACCATTGAAAAAAGTGTTAACCAAGTGCAATACCATATCACTTTGTTTGATGAAAATCAGAGAGTCATCACGGCAATTCATGCCTTTCGCATGGTACCTATTCATCTTCAACAGGTTGTTTCAAGAAGTCAATTAAGTTATTTACAACCAACATGGCAAGGGTTAGTCATTCCCAATGCGAGTACGCTCTCCCAAAGCAGCGTTCCTTATTCCCAAATGGAGATCCTGGATTATAAGCAGCTGAAGCATTGCATGCTACAGATGAAACGCGATATTGATATCTATAGGCGTCATAAATACATTGCTGTCTTTATGATAAATAAGAGTAATCAAGCCTTCGCTCATGCCTGGAATGGATTTTTACAGACCTTAACTGCTGAATATAGCTGGTTTAATTATTTGCTTTATGTACTGGATCTTGATAATGGGAATGATATTGGGAACTTACCATATTCTCCTCATTTATCGGGCATGGTCATGGTTAATTCATCAGACCAGCTATTGTCTCGTCACTATCAGACCATAAAGCCAGATAAATCATCCTGCCTCTTTAAAACCGAGGGACATTACATCATAACTGGCGGAGTAGGGGGAATAGCGAAGCACATTGCTGCCTATCTTGCAGAACACTACCAGGCAAAAATATTACTACTGGGACGTAGGGAGGCTAAGGATCAATCCTCATGGCTTGCTGCCCATGCTATCGATTATCAACAAGTGGATGTCTGTGATCAAGAACAGCTGGCGAAGGCGATTAGTTGGTTTAAACAACAATATGGTGCTATTCATGGGATCATTCATGCTGCAGGATGGCAGCAGGACAAGCTGCTTTGCAATTTAGATGCTTCAGATATTGATGCAGTGATGCGAGTAAAAATCGAGGGACTGATTCACCTTGATAATTTATTGTCCTCGGAAAAGCTGGATTTCTTTCTCTTATTGTCTTCTTATGCTTCTATTCTGTCTAACCCGGGACAAGCTCATTATGCAGCAGCAAATGCTTACCTTGATTCCTTCGCTCATCAACGGGAATATGCACGTCTTTCAGGAAAACGTTATGGTAAAACCATTGCCTTGAATAGTCCGTTCTGGACAACGGCAGGTATGAGTATTCCGAAGAACATACAAGTCCGTATGATGCAGGAATGGGGTATGGAAGGATTGAGTGCACAAGAAGGAATAAACCTATTATCGCAGACACTTTCTTGTGACGCCTCTCAAGTTGTTGGTGTTAAAGGAAGCAAGGATCGTTTAATAGCATCATTAGTAAACAAACCAGAAACTCCATCAAGCACCGATTTGGCGCTGCCAGCTGACACGGTGTCTCCTTTCAATTCCAGGATAGCTGATAGTAATATGATTGAACAAATAATAGCTGAGATTATTGAGCAAACCCTTCCTATTGACCGCAGTAAAAGTTTTGGTGATTTAGGCTACAACTCCATTACCTTATCGGAACTGGCTGTGCGTTTGAATGGGGTAGTCAATGAATCACTTACTGCGGCTTCATTCTATGATTACCAGACGGTTGGTGAGTTTTTGGATACTTTTCAAATTCATCCATTAGAAAAATTACCCATTTCACAAAATGAACCTCAATCCCGGTCGCAGATAGCCATTGTTGGTTACCATGCCTTGTTGCCAGGTTGTGAGGATTTAAACGATTTTTGGCAAATTCTGATCGATAAGAAACAGATAGTAACAAAGACACCTGCGTTTAGAAAAGCATGGATGAAAACACATGATGCAGCTTTTATTGATAGTGTAGAATGTTTTGATGCAGCATTTTTTAACCTTTCTCCAATAGAGGCAAAGGTGATGGATCCCCAGCAACGTTTGCTATTACAAACCGTATGGCATGCGCTTGAACATAGTGGGATTGAACCCTCCACACTAAAAGGAAGCAATACAGGCGTGTTTGTCGGTGCTTCGACATTTGATTATTACAGCCAGTTAGTAAAGCATCACTGTGATAATCCTTATATTCCATTGGGGTCAGTACATTGTTTGTTTGCCAATCGAATTTCCTATTTTTTTGATCTGCACGGGCCAAGCGAATCCATTGATACGGCTTGTTCCAGCGGATTATATGCGCTTCATAAAGCATCGCAATCTATATTAAACGGGGAATGTGAGACGGCCATTGTTTGTGGAGTGAACTTACTCCTTGCCGATACTTTTTTTGAATCATTTACTGATTCAGGCATGTTATCTGAGAAAAAGCGGTGCACTCCTTTTGATGAGCAAGCGGATGGTTATGTACGAGGTGAGGGAGTGGTTGTTGTTATTCTGCAAGCAGCAGCCACTGCATTAGCTGAGAATAATACCATTCACGCCTTGATGTTGCAGAGTGCAGTGAATCATGGAGGAAAAGCCAATACCTTGACCTCTCCCAGTTCAAAAGCACATAGGCAGCTCTATGAGAGGGTCTACGCGAATATTGATAAAAGTCAAATATCCTATATTGAAACCCATGGTACAGGTACACCAATTGGTGATCCCATCGAAATCAATGGGATGCAATCCTTCTTTAAAGGGGCAGAGCAGGTTATTCATTTTGGATCATTAAAGGCTAATATTGGTCATTTAGAACCCGCGTCTGGATTAGCTTCGGTAATCAAAGTTTTACTTATGATGCAGAAGCAATTGATTCCAGGTCAGGCGGGCTTTAACAAGTTAAACCCACAAATTTCATTAGACAATTCATGTCTTAAAATAAACACTGAAAATCAGGAATGGCGTCATCATCCTGATGCTCCATTGACTGCGGGTATTAACTCCTTTGGTTTTGGTGGAGTGAACGTGCATGCAATCTTGCAAGCTCCTCAGACTAGCTTAAATACTAGCGGAGCTGTCAAGCGACCATTTTATCCATTTGCTAAGACTTGCTATTGGTTTGCAGAGCAACAAATCGAAGTCTTTTATCAACAACAACGACAATCTTGCGATACGTCAATCGTTTATCATCGAATTGAGGGCGAACAGCTATTAGTCATACAGGCTGATTCTGTTATGCCAATGAGAGAATTAGACATAGCTAATACCATGTCGGTAGTTAGGTTGGGTGAAGAACTTAATCCATCCTTTATGAATAGTACTCTAGACCGTGTCATTCTCATATTGAATGAGGTTGCTTGTGAAGCAATTGATGAAATATTTTTGTTGGCACAGAAGCTGGCAATCAATTTTCAAACCAAGCCTTTGACTATCCAGGTTTTTATTGCTTGTAAAGAGATAGGTAATATAACACCCATGGGATCTGCCGTAGTCGGTTTATTTGAATCCTTAAGTAAAGAACATCCAACTTGGAAATGCCAAATTTATTGTCACGACAATAGTGACATTCCATCCTTAATAGTTAATTTCCATCGTTCCTATCAAACCCTATATGTTCAGGATGGCCAATGTTATCAATATGTCTTAGCGAAAAGTACATATCAGTCCAATGGACCTTTTATACAGCCAGCTTCCACGATAATGGTAATGGGAGGCTTTGGCGGGATTGGTAGCTGCTTGTGTGATTATTTAGTACAGCGATATGCCGCGAAATTAATAGTCATTGGTAGAAAGTCATTTGCAGAGAATGATCATCCACTCTTAAAAAAATATCCTGATGCCATCGATTATTTGCCTGTGGATGTGACGAGTCCCAATGAAGTAACTTTGGCGATACGTTACATCGAAGAAAAATATAATCGTTTAGATGCTATCTTCAACTGTGTTATGCAACTAGAGGATGCATCGGTTGCTAATATGTCTTTATCATCTTTTAAACGGGTATTTGTTACAAAACAAGCCTCTATCTCAACAGTTAAACAATGTTGTGAAAAATTGCAATGTCGAAAGGTCGTGTTGTTTTCATCAGTGCAGAGTTTCGCTTGTCTTGCTGGACAAGCGAATTATGCTGCAGCCAGTAAGTTTTTTGATGCCTATGCCCACTTGAATTTTCAGGCTCCAGAGTATGACCTTCGCTTGTTAAATTGGAGTATTTGGCAGGACGTGGGGGCGGTGAGCAACCCCTATCATCTGAATCAGGCGAGAGCACTGGGCTATGAACCTATCCCGACCGATATGGGGTTAAAATGGATGGAGCTGGCATTAGAGGGCAAGGCAACACAAGTGATTATTCAACCTCGATGTGAACCTGCTCAAAGCCAAAGCTTTCCTGCACCATTGACCGGTTATGATAGGGCGAATGCATTAGTGAGTAGCTATATACACTCGTTTAAACAACAACCCTATAACAATCTGAAACTCTTTGATTATTTAAAGGAGCAGTTGTCTTCTGAGGTACTCGTTAAACATGATTTAAATCTGCAATACCAACAAAATAGTCAAGAGGATCCTGCCTATCAGGCTTTATATGAACTTTGTCATTATTGCTTTCAGCATTACCCTGGATTGATGGAAGGAAGTATGAGTGCCAATGAGATACTATTTAGTCCGGAAGGCAGTCTTTTATTGGAAAAGGTTTACAGCAACTTACCGGAATCCACTGCATGTAATGAGGCCATTGGTTCTTATCTGCAAGAAAATTTAATGGATATTGAGCGACCAATACGAATATTGGAACTAGGGGCTGGCTTAGGGGCAACTACTAAGGCTATTAGCAACTATTTAGCGGATCTGTCCATTCAGTACTGTTATTCCGATGTGTCACCATACTTTCTGGCAAAGGGGGAGACCTTAGCTTCTCAGCTGCCGTTCCCATTACAAACTCAGTTTATAAACATCAATGAGTTGAGTGCCTTGTCTTCGCATAGTTATGATGTGGTGATAGCTTCGAATGTTCTGCACTTGGCTAATAATTTAAACGATAGCTTGCATCATATAAACCGCATTTTAACACCCGGCGGCAGGTTGATAATTAATGAAGGAACAAAGCAGCAGTTGGCGTTAAACTTCATCTTTGGGATGTTTGAACTATGGCGTGAGAGAAAAACCCATGCATCATTTTCTCACTGCCCCTTATTGGAGAAAAATAGTTGGCTTCGTAACCTCAAACTGGCGGGATTTGAAAGTGCGAATCCCTTGTATGATCATCATGGCAATCAGGTGGTATTGCTTGCTCAAAAAGTAAAGCAAGCTGCGCGTTCATCAACAGCTAATTCATCTAAGGTAAGCCACAATGCCTTTATGGAAACATTAAAAGAGTTATTACGTACCAGTTTGCAAATGCTGCCCACACAACCGATTGATGAATCGAGGCCTTTGGCAGAACTGGGTTTAGACTCGATTACCGGGGTTAGCTTTATCGCAAAACTGAATGCCCAATATGGCCTTTCTTTAAAAGCGTCTACCATCTTTTCGTATCCGACCTTACAAGCTTTACATCAATTGATTTCTGGAAAGATTAAAGAGGATAAGCCATCCGAATTAGAGTTGGTTGAGGATGTCTTCCTTGGAGAGTCGGTTTATGAATAA